The following proteins come from a genomic window of Anabas testudineus chromosome 3, fAnaTes1.2, whole genome shotgun sequence:
- the LOC113173905 gene encoding proteasome subunit alpha type-4-like, whose translation MSRRYDSRTTIFSPEGRLYQVEYAMEAIGHAGTCLGILANDGVLLAAERRNIHKLLDEVFFSEKIYKLNDDMACSVAGITSDANVLTNELRLIAQRNLLQYQEPIPCEQLVTALCDIKQAYTQFGGKRPFGVSLLYMGWDKHYGFQLYQSDPSGNYGGWKATCIGNNSAAAVSMLKQDYKEGEMTLSSALALAVKVLNKTMDVSKLSAEKVEIATLTREDGKTKIKVLKQKEVEELIKQHEAEEAKAEKSKKEKEQKEKEKEK comes from the exons TCTCGCAGATATGATTCCCGAACCACCATATTTTCTCCTGAAG GGCGGTTGTATCAGGTGGAGTATGCCATGGAGGCGATTGGTCATGCTGGAACATGTCTGGGGATTCTAGCAAACGATGGAGTGCTGTTAGCAGCAGAGAGACGCAACATCCACAAACTGCTTGATGAAGTTTTCTTCTCTGAGAAGATCTACAAGCTTAATGA CGACATGGCTTGTAGTGTTGCTGGCATTACATCTGATGCTAATGTACTGACAAATGAGCTGCGGCTAATTGCACAGAG AAATTTATTGCAATACCAGGAGCCAATACCCTGCGAGCAGTTGGTGACAGCACTGTGTGACATCAAGCAAGCCTACACACAGTTTGGAG GAAAGAGGCCTTTTGGTGTTTCACTGCTGTACATGGGTTGGGACAAACACTACGGCTTCCAGTTGTATCAGAGTGACCCCAGCGGCAACTATGGAGGCTGGAAGGCGACTTGCATCGGCAACAACAGTGCT GCTGCAGTGTCCATGTTGAAGCAGGACtacaaagagggagagatgacACTGTCCTCTGCTTTGGCTTTGGCTGTCAAAGTCCTCAACAAAACAATGGATGTCAGCAAGCTCTCAGCAGAAAAAG TGGAGATTGCCACCCTGACCCGAGAAGACGGGAAAACCAAAATCAAAGTGCTGAAACAGAAGGAAGTAGAAGAACTCATCAAGCAGCACGAGGCTGAAGAGGCCAAAGCTGAAAAGAGCaaaaaggagaaggagcagaaggagaaggagaaagagaaatga